The Arabidopsis thaliana chromosome 5, partial sequence genomic interval ctttttttttttttactttgtcgCGGAATGgttgttttattatattttcgtTTCTATTACAATCATAGAGAAGTTTTTAGAATTAAATAGTTGTATAATTAGAAGTCAAAATAGGTTggataaaaaataatctttctaCAACTTTTTACTACTTGTGATGAAAAGTGGGTATAAATAGCTTCATTTATTCCACtacaatattaatattttgaataaattttaaagcctttttttttttttgtaaaagaataagtagaataaaataattgttctattcagtttgttttgtttaactattttcttttcatgtttaTTCCTGTActgtttaattatttattgtaGACCCTTAAGTTGATATGCACTCCTATTattgatatattaatatttgatttaacatTCAGTCATTCATAGTTTGGACGTGGGGGTATGCGTTTTAACAtgtttatgtataaattttacatttaagTTTCTCTTCGAAACTTAAAGAAACcacacaaaaattatttttcttaaattttttaaaatttcggaatagtgaaaaaagattttaagaaaacCACTTAAAACCAGTAAAATCAttcaaattacaaattacATTCAAAGTCTAAATAAGAAAGAACCATTCATAAGTTTCTTATTACGGTATTGTCATAAGGTGCTTAAATTTTGGGGATGTTAATGGATTGAGGCACCTAATACGTCCATAGACAtgtgtttttaagttttaacgtATAGAAGAGAAACGTAGATGGTGATTATAAAAACGCATACGTCCACGTTATCACGAGTTATGGTCATGCAAAACTAAGCTACATACCGTATAAATTTAGCTTCTATTCTCCGTTTCTCGTTTCTTACGAAATTACATTTGGtgtaaacaaaattacatagATCACATTATAAAATACTGGAAATTGGAAAAcatctttattttgttaaaacttgGATAAATATTTAAgctattattttaaacattttttaataagtaTTTTAATCATCTTCATATTAGCGTTTTAACCATTTTACATTCAAAGTGCAATATAGTTTTAGTGACATATCATTTTGTTCATATGTTTATGTATAATGTATTTATGAATATAAAGCCAATAACTCAATCATTCCGTTACACAATTTACTAATTCTTCTTTGGCACCGGTTTGATTTCGTTACACAATTTTCAAGAGAGGAGGACGCCAATTAAGAGTTTGGACTTGGGAATTTCATTGTACTAAATTTCTGTCTTCTCCACTTCCAAAAGTTATTTTGACCGTTTTCATTGTATCCTCTATCTAAACCACCATCATATTACATCGAAAAATATACATTACATTATAAATATGGCAACTCCAACCAACAAAGAGCATTTCTCGGGTGGACTTGCAAAGGTTTTGGCAGAAAAATGGCAAGTTGACGTAATGCTCAAGGCAAAGAATAGTGATGAGGGTTCAGCTATCTCTGCCCACAAACTTATTCTGgtctcttctttcatcttctctctttattgaTATCATCATCTGATTCAAGAATcactatgatttttttatatttttgcttTGTGTGGTTAATGAAGTTTTCTCAACGTATATGTTCGGAATTTGAATAGGCATCAAGATCGGAGgtttttaagaatatgttCGAATTAGACGAGTTCAAGACTTCGACTAAACATGTGGAAACAATTACTCTTTCAGAGATGAAACATGAAGAGTTAGAAGCTTTTGTTGAGTTTATATGCAGTGATGGCTCAATGCTTTCTGCCAACGTGAAACAACATGCTCGCTCACTCTATCTTGCGGCTGATAAGTATGAGATTCTGCATCTACGAGACCTATGCAGAACCGAGCTTATATCTTCTCTGAGTTTGTTGAATTCTCTTGACCTCCTTGTGCTCGCTCAAATCCCTTTTGACAAAGTCCTCAACGATGAAAGTTtcagttatat includes:
- a CDS encoding BTB/POZ domain-containing protein (BTB/POZ domain-containing protein; CONTAINS InterPro DOMAIN/s: BTB/POZ (InterPro:IPR013069), BTB/POZ fold (InterPro:IPR011333), Kelch related (InterPro:IPR013089), BTB/POZ-like (InterPro:IPR000210); BEST Arabidopsis thaliana protein match is: BTB/POZ domain-containing protein (TAIR:AT2G40450.1); Has 1807 Blast hits to 1807 proteins in 277 species: Archae - 0; Bacteria - 0; Metazoa - 736; Fungi - 347; Plants - 385; Viruses - 0; Other Eukaryotes - 339 (source: NCBI BLink).), with translation MATPTNKEHFSGGLAKVLAEKWQVDVMLKAKNSDEGSAISAHKLILASRSEVFKNMFELDEFKTSTKHVETITLSEMKHEELEAFVEFICSDGSMLSANVKQHARSLYLAADKYEILHLRDLCRTELISSLSLLNSLDLLVLAQIPFDKVLNDESFSYIKNNISTIASSDEFKLFVAGNPNLAVEIMKVSLITLTLRCSSCGSNHSLQGMYCCNCCRYGTLRLI